Within the Rhizobium grahamii genome, the region CCACGCACTACCATGCCGTCTATGTTCGCCCGAAATGGGCAAAGACGATGGAGAAGGTCGGTCGTATCGGGCTCCACATCTTCTACCGCACCTACGGCGGCGGCTGGAGCTGATAAGGGCTACAACACCAGATTCTCTGGCTTCCCGGCGCCGGTAAAAGCGGATTCTTTGCCTCGATTTTCAGGCAAGCCGTTTCTCGCGGCCTAAGCATATGTTTTTGCGCCATAATTTTATGGCTGGACATCGACTGCCTACGCCTTGACTATGCTTTTTGCTAAAACTATGTTGCGCGCGACTTCAAAACGGGCCGGAAGGTTCTCGAACCTTGGGGTCGTTGTCCTGAAAACCGGGGTAGCGGGATCGCGGACAATGACTGGCGGAGGAGAGCACCATGACGGATGACCGAGAGGAAGGTCTGGAAAAGCGCCGGGCGCAACTGGGGGCGGAGCTCGCAACCAAGCGCGTTGAAGCGGGGAAGGAAGAGGCTATCGAAGCCAGCGCCGAGGCGAGCCGTAAAGGCTATGCCCAGGCGATGAAGCTTTCGAGCGAATTCATCTCCGCGATCGTTGTCGGTGCCGTTCTCGGCTATCTCTTGGACCGTTTTGTCGGCACGGCGCCTTGGGGGTTGATTGTTCTTCTTCTTCTCGGATTCTGTGCCGGTGTACTGAACGTTTTGCGCGCTGCGGGTAAGGTTGCAAAGCCTGAGACCAATTTGCGCGATGACAACCGGAAATAGGGCAGGGCGCTCCGGCGTTCGATCCAGTGCAATAATCCCGTCTCGCGCGGGCTAAAGATAGAGAGAACAAGCGGTGTCTAACGATCCGACCCATCAGTTCCTGATCCAGAAGATTGTGCCGATCGAAGTCGGTGGAATTGATTTCTCGTTTACGAACGCTTCGCTCTTTATGATGGCTTCCGCAGCCGTTGCTGCTGGCTTCCTTTATTTCTCGACGTCGAATCGGGCGATCGTTCCTGGCCGTTCGCAGTCGGTTGCCGAGATGTCCTACGAGTTCATCGCCAACATGCTGAAGGAAGGCGCCGGATCCAAGGGGATGAAGTTCTTCCCGCTGGTCTTCTCTCTCTTCATGTTCGTGCTGACCGCAAACCTGCTCGGCATGTTCCCGTACTTCTTCACGGTTACCAGCCAGATCATCGTCACCTTCGCGCTGGCGCTGCTCGTGATCGGCACGGTTCTCGTCTACGGCTTCTATAAGCACGGCTTCCATTTCCTGAATGTTTTTGTCCCGCAGGGCGTTCCTGGCATTCTTCTGCCGCTCGTCGTGACGATCGAAATCATCTCTTTCCTGTCCCGTCCGATTTCGCTCTCGGTTCGTCTTTTCGCCAACATGCTGGCTGGTCACATCACCCTGAAAGTGTTCGCAGGCTTCGTTGCCTCGCTTGGAGCACTGGGTGCGGTCGGCATCGGTGGCGCAATCCTTCCCCTCCTCATGACCGTCGCCCTGACTGGTCTCGAGTTCCTCGTCGCCTTCCTCCAGGCTTACGTCTTTGCGGTGCTGACTTGCATGTACCTCAATGACGCGATCCACCCGGGTGGCCACTAAGGGATACCGACGTTGACGTCCAAGGGCGTCAGTCAATTCGCCGCAACACACCATTTCAAAGGAGTTCAACATGGACGCGGAAGCAGCAAAATTCATCGGTGCAGGCCTCGCTTGCTTTGGTATGGCCGGTACGGCTCTCGGCCTCGGCAACATCTTCGGCAGCTACCTGTCGGGCGCCCTGCGCAACCCGTCTGCCGCTGACAGCCAGTTCGGCCGTCTGGTATTCGGCTTCGCCGTTACGGAAGCTCTGGGCATCTTCTCGCTGCTCGTCGCTCTCCTCCTGCTCTTCGCCGTTTAATTTCGGCGCACTGAAGGATCACGGCCTGCAGACCGCAAGCCGTGATCCTTTGCATTTGCAGTACACCTGGAGGTGAGCATGTTTTTTGTGACCCCGGCTTACGCTGAAGAAGCCCCGGCGGGAACCGCAGAAACTGGTACAGCTACCGGTGCAGACGCGCATGCCGCCCCGGCAGCAGGCGAAGTCCACACCGAGACCGGCGTACCGGCCGAGCATCACGGTGGCGGCGTTTTCCCGCCTTTCGATTCGACGACCTACGCCTCGCAGCTCCTGTGGCTGGCGATCACGTTCGTTGTCTTCTTCGTGCTCATGCAAAAGGTTATTACGCCGCGTATCGGCGGGATCCTCGAGCAGCGCCACAATCGCATTTCGCAGGATCTCGACGAAGCAGGCCGCCTGAAGGCGGAAGCTGACGCCGACGTCGCTGCCTACGAGGCCGACCTGGCTGCCGCGCGCACCAAGGCCAACTCGATCGGCACCGCCGCTCGCGAAGCCGCCAAGCTCAAGGCCGAAGCGGATCGCAAGACGGTTGAAGCCAGCCTCGGCGAGAAGCTGAAGGCAGCCGAAGGCCGCATCGCTGATATCAAGGCAAAGGCTTTTGCCGATGTCGGTTCGATTGCCGAAGAAACCGCAACCGCTGTCGTGGAACAGCTGATCGGTACAGCAGCCAAGGCAGATGTTGCCGCTGCCGTCGCCGACCTCAAGAAGGGGGCTTGATCATGGCACTTGACGCAACATTCTTTGCGATGATCGGCCTGTTCCTCTTCCTGGGACTGGTTGTCTACCTCAAGGTTCCCGGGATGATGGCGAAGTCGCTCGACGACCGCGCCGATCAGATCCGCAACGAGCTGGCGGAAGCCAAGCGTCTGCGCGAAGAGGCCCAGCATTTGCTGGCCGAATACCAGCGCAAGCGCAAGGAAGCGGAAGCCGAAGCTGCACACATCGTTGCTGCAGCCGAGCGCGAAGCTGAAATGCTGACCGCGGAAGCCAAGAAGAAAACGGAAGAGTTCGTTGCAAACCGCACGCTCGTTTCCGAACAGAAGATCAAGCAGGCAGAAGCCGATGCGATGAAGGCGGTTCGTTCCGCTGCCGTCGATCTGGCAATCGCAGCTGCTGAATCGGTTCTGGCAAAGAAGGCCGATACCAAGGTCCAGTCGACGCTCTTCAGCGACGCCGTCGGCCAGGTAAAGACCCGCCTGAACTGAGATCCGGTCTCCGGTCTTTGAAGAGCCCCGCCAATGCGGGGCTTTTTTCGTTTGTGCTAGGAGTTGAGCTAAGGCATCCGCCCGGAAATCGGAACAGATTTTCGGAAAGGCTGTCACGTATGTTCAGGAAGATAGAGCATCCTTTGTGCGTCCTTAGGGACGCACAGCGCTCTAGCCTTCAGAGATCTCGTCTCGTCTTAGCGGCCGGAAACTCATCCGGTGGAGGGAGCAGGGGCCATGCTGGTCGATCCCGGCGCGATGCTGCGCGGTGCCGTATCCGGCATGCGACGCAAAGCCGTAAGCCGGGAAGACGATATCGGCGCGCGTCATCATGCGATCGCGCGTCACCTTGGCGATGATAGACGCGGCCGCGATCGACACGGAGCGCGCATCACCCTTCACCACCGCCTGCCCGGGCAATCAAGGCCGGGCGGCACGTCAAGGCCATCGGTCAGTACGTAGCTTGCAGGGATCGCGAGGCCGCAGACGGCGCGGCGCATGGCGTCGAGGCTTGCCTTGCGAATATCGGTTTCATCGATCCGCCTGGAGCTCGAAGAGGCGATGGAGACGGTCGCCGTCGCCAATATCTGTTCGAACAGTTCCTCGCGGCGCTGCGCGGACAGCTGCTTGGAATCGTTCAGGCCTTCAGGGATGCGTTTCGGATCGAGGATGACTGCGGCTGCGACCACCGGGCCTGCCAGCGGTCCCCGTCCTGCCTCGTCGGCGCCGGCTACGGGCCAATGCCCGGCCTTGCGCGCTTTAAGCTCGAGCCGAAAATCCGGAACGAGGGGGAGGTCTTCGAAAAGCATAGGAGAATCGGGTGGCGTGCGACGTTTCATGCGGCAGAACTTCGCACGCCAACCCGATTTCCTGCAAGTCCCCGGATCAGGGCGGCGGGCCGGGGACCTGGAGGCAGACGGTCAGGGGAGCCCGTCTGCAAGCTTGTCAGAGCAGCGACAGCTGCACGCCGCTGCCATCGGGCGGCGTAAAGAGATCGTCGCGCAAGGGCATCGTCCGGCGCGTCATGCCGAGGCGTTTCGTCGCCATCTCGAAGCGGCGGGCGATTTGCCAGGCATAGGGGCCGGCGCCCTTCATCCGCTTGCCGAACTCGGCGTCATAATCCTTGCCCCCGCGCATCGACCGCACGAGCGACATGACATGACGATACCGGTCGGGGTAGTTCTGCAGCAGCCAGTCGCGGAACAGTGGCGAAACCTCAAGCGGCAGGCGAAGAATGACGTAGCCCGCCTCCAGCGCCCCAGCGGCGCGCGCTGCTTCAAGGATACGCTCGACCTCGTGGTCGTTGAGCGCAGGAATAACAGGGGCGACCATCACCGACGTCGGTACGCCGGCTTCGCTCAACAGGCGGATCGCTTCCAGCCGACGCGTCGGCGTCGAGGCTCTCGGCTCCATCGTACGTG harbors:
- a CDS encoding F0F1 ATP synthase subunit C gives rise to the protein MDAEAAKFIGAGLACFGMAGTALGLGNIFGSYLSGALRNPSAADSQFGRLVFGFAVTEALGIFSLLVALLLLFAV
- a CDS encoding F0F1 ATP synthase subunit B, whose amino-acid sequence is MALDATFFAMIGLFLFLGLVVYLKVPGMMAKSLDDRADQIRNELAEAKRLREEAQHLLAEYQRKRKEAEAEAAHIVAAAEREAEMLTAEAKKKTEEFVANRTLVSEQKIKQAEADAMKAVRSAAVDLAIAAAESVLAKKADTKVQSTLFSDAVGQVKTRLN
- a CDS encoding F0F1 ATP synthase subunit B; amino-acid sequence: MFFVTPAYAEEAPAGTAETGTATGADAHAAPAAGEVHTETGVPAEHHGGGVFPPFDSTTYASQLLWLAITFVVFFVLMQKVITPRIGGILEQRHNRISQDLDEAGRLKAEADADVAAYEADLAAARTKANSIGTAAREAAKLKAEADRKTVEASLGEKLKAAEGRIADIKAKAFADVGSIAEETATAVVEQLIGTAAKADVAAAVADLKKGA
- a CDS encoding AtpZ/AtpI family protein, coding for MTDDREEGLEKRRAQLGAELATKRVEAGKEEAIEASAEASRKGYAQAMKLSSEFISAIVVGAVLGYLLDRFVGTAPWGLIVLLLLGFCAGVLNVLRAAGKVAKPETNLRDDNRK
- a CDS encoding F0F1 ATP synthase subunit A; translated protein: MSNDPTHQFLIQKIVPIEVGGIDFSFTNASLFMMASAAVAAGFLYFSTSNRAIVPGRSQSVAEMSYEFIANMLKEGAGSKGMKFFPLVFSLFMFVLTANLLGMFPYFFTVTSQIIVTFALALLVIGTVLVYGFYKHGFHFLNVFVPQGVPGILLPLVVTIEIISFLSRPISLSVRLFANMLAGHITLKVFAGFVASLGALGAVGIGGAILPLLMTVALTGLEFLVAFLQAYVFAVLTCMYLNDAIHPGGH